One segment of Gemmatimonadota bacterium DNA contains the following:
- a CDS encoding ABC transporter permease, whose amino-acid sequence MHIYILKRLLALIPTLLGITVLVFFMVHLVPGDPAQIMLGERASAESLAALRRDLGLDQPLHVQFGRYLSDLLQGDLGRSIKSHERVSVELMARFPATMELTFASMVFACILGIGAGIASAVRRGTWWDYIGMTASLAGVSVPIFWLGLLLILALAVSLPLFPVSGRLSSHVFIPTWTGFYLIDSLIAGDLPSFADALWHLILPGITLGTVPAAVIARMTRSSLLEVLREDYVRTAWAKGLSERVVILRHALKNAFIPVLTVISLQFGYLLGGAVLTESIFAWPGVGRWLLLSVYARDFRAIQGGVLIVATTFVLINLIADLLYAWLDPRIKYGKE is encoded by the coding sequence ATGCACATCTACATCCTCAAAAGATTACTGGCACTGATCCCCACATTATTGGGCATTACAGTGCTGGTTTTTTTTATGGTACACCTCGTACCTGGAGACCCCGCGCAGATCATGCTGGGCGAACGGGCAAGTGCCGAAAGTCTGGCAGCCTTGAGGCGCGACCTGGGCCTGGACCAGCCATTACATGTGCAATTTGGACGCTATTTATCCGATCTGCTACAAGGCGACCTGGGGCGGTCTATTAAATCGCACGAACGCGTATCCGTCGAACTAATGGCGCGTTTCCCCGCCACCATGGAACTCACCTTCGCGAGCATGGTATTCGCCTGCATACTCGGCATTGGTGCAGGTATAGCATCCGCCGTTCGACGCGGCACCTGGTGGGATTATATTGGCATGACAGCATCTTTAGCAGGGGTCTCAGTGCCCATCTTCTGGCTGGGATTATTACTCATCCTCGCCCTTGCAGTCTCCCTACCGTTATTCCCTGTCTCCGGACGACTCAGCTCTCATGTATTTATCCCCACATGGACTGGATTTTACCTCATAGACAGCCTGATCGCAGGTGATCTACCGAGTTTTGCCGACGCACTCTGGCATTTAATCTTGCCGGGCATAACCCTGGGCACCGTGCCCGCCGCTGTTATCGCACGCATGACCCGGTCGAGCTTGCTGGAAGTCCTGCGCGAAGATTATGTGCGCACTGCCTGGGCAAAAGGCTTATCTGAACGGGTCGTCATCTTGCGCCACGCACTGAAAAACGCGTTCATCCCCGTCTTAACCGTAATCAGCTTGCAATTCGGTTATCTACTGGGCGGCGCTGTCTTGACCGAAAGTATCTTTGCCTGGCCCGGAGTCGGGCGGTGGTTGCTCCTCTCGGTTTACGCACGCGACTTTCGGGCAATTCAAGGAGGCGTACTCATCGTCGCTACCACCTTCGTGCTTATCAATCTGATCGCAGACCTGCTATACGCCTGGCTGGACCCACGCATAAAATACGGTAAGGAATGA